The Cryobacterium sp. SO1 genomic sequence GCCGTCTCACCGACGCCGGCATCAAGATCGTCGGCGTGCCGAAGACCATCGACAACGACCTCGCCGCCACCGATTACTCCTTCGGCTTCAACACCGCCGTCGAGATCGCCACCGAGGCCATCGACCGGCTCCGCACCACCGCCGACTCGCACGGCCGGTGCATGATCGTCGAGGTCATGGGCCGCCACGTGGGTTGGATCGCCCTGCACTCCGGCATGGCCGGCGGTGCCCACGCCATCCTCATCCCCGAGCAGCCGCAGACCATCGAGCAGATCTGCGCCTGGGTCGAAAGCGTCCGCGACCGCGGCCGCGCGCCGGTCCTCGTCGTCTCCGAGGGCTTCCTGCTCGCCGAAATGGGCGAGGCCCACTCGCACAAGGGCCTGGACGCGTTCAACCGTCCGCGTCTCGGCGGCATCAGCGAACTCATCGCCCCCATGGTCGAAGAGCGCACCGGCATCGAGGCCCGGGCGACCGTGCTCGGCCACACCCAGCGTGGTGGCGCCCCGTCGGCCTACGACCGGGTCCTCGCCACCCGCCTCGGCATGGCAGCGGTGGACGCCGTCATCGAGGGCAAGTGGGGTTCGATGGTGTCCCTCAAGGGCACCGACATCCGCAACGTCAGCATCGCCGACGCCACCATGGACCTCAACCGGGTCACCCAGGAGCGTTATGACGAAGCGGCCGTGCTGTTCGGCTAAACCGCTAATCCGCAGACAGGACTGCCCGGACGACTGAGGTCGGCCGGGCAGTGTGCGGTTCAACGACGGTGCGCGGTTGAACTGCGAAGCGGAAGAGGTCAGGCTGCGGGGGCGAGCTTGGCCTGCACCTGCGCGAGCGACGGGTTCGTCGCGGCCGAACCATCCGGGAACAGCACCGTGGGCACGGTGCGGTTGCCGCCGTTCAGGCTCATGACGAGCTCAGAGGTACCCTCGACCTCTTCGACGTTCACCTCGGTGTAACCGATGCCGACCTTGTCGAGCTGGCTCTTCAGGCGCGAGCAGTAGCCGCACCAGGTCGTGGTGAACATCGTGATAGTTCCGGTTTCAGGCACAAAATCCATGCGTACAGCGTAACCGAGGAAACGGCCGGTTCGGTGGGAGTGCTCGCCCGCTCGCTACGATGACACCATGACCGACCTGCCCCAGGTGTGCGTGTGCTACCTCACCCGCCTGTCCGAGACCGGCGAACCCCAGGTTCTGCTCGGCCGCAAGAAGAAGGGCCTGGGCCTGGGCAACATTGTCGGGCTCGGCGGCAAGCTGGAGCCGGGGGAGTCCGCCCTTGATGCCGCCGTGCGCGAAGTCGAGGAGGAGTCCGGCCTCACCGTCACCGCCGATGCGCTCACCCCGATGGGCGTGCTCACCTACCTGTTCCCGCACAAACCGGGCTGGAGTCAACGGTCGAACGTCTTCGTCACCGCCCGGTTCAGCGGCATCCCGCGCGAGTCGGATGAGTTGAACCCGCAGTGGTTCACGATCGCCGAGTTGCCCGTCGACGATATGTGGGATGACGCCAGGCACTGGTTGCCCGGCGTGCTGGCCGGCCGGAGTGTCGAGGCCACCTTCACGTTCGGCGCCGACCTCGCCACCGTCGTGGCCCGCGGCTGATCCCGGCTGGGCACCTCAACGGCGGGTAAACGCCGCGTGAACATCGCCCGAATTGACCTGCTCGCCTGAGACTGTCCTGATCGTGCTCTACGGCGTCTACCTGATCGTGCCCGCCCTCCACAAGTAGCCCCACCCCCTTCCGCGAACTGTGACTTAAGCACCTAAAAACGCCTCGCGAAGGTGCTTAGCTCACAGTTCGCGGGGGTGGTTAGGCGGTGCGGCGGAGGCGGGTGACCCAGGTCATCAGGTGGTAGATCACGATGGCGGCCACGGTGCCCAGTGCGATGCCGTTGAACGTGAGGGTGCCGGCGCTGAAGGTGTAGTCGGCGATGCCGATGATCAGCGCGGTCGCGGCGGTGAACTGGTTGACCGGCTTGCTGAAGTCGACCTTGTTGTCGAGCCAGATCTTCACGCCGATGATGCCGATCAGCCCGTACAGGGCCGTCGTGACGCCGCCGAGCACGCCCGCCGGG encodes the following:
- a CDS encoding 6-phosphofructokinase, encoding MKIGILTSGGDCPGLNAVIRGAVLKGGRAYDSEFVGIRNGWRGLVQGEFMKLDRHSVRGLSRQGGTILGSSRTNPFEGENAGPENIQKTMDAEGIDAIIAIGGEGTLTAARRLTDAGIKIVGVPKTIDNDLAATDYSFGFNTAVEIATEAIDRLRTTADSHGRCMIVEVMGRHVGWIALHSGMAGGAHAILIPEQPQTIEQICAWVESVRDRGRAPVLVVSEGFLLAEMGEAHSHKGLDAFNRPRLGGISELIAPMVEERTGIEARATVLGHTQRGGAPSAYDRVLATRLGMAAVDAVIEGKWGSMVSLKGTDIRNVSIADATMDLNRVTQERYDEAAVLFG
- a CDS encoding 8-oxo-dGTP diphosphatase gives rise to the protein MTDLPQVCVCYLTRLSETGEPQVLLGRKKKGLGLGNIVGLGGKLEPGESALDAAVREVEEESGLTVTADALTPMGVLTYLFPHKPGWSQRSNVFVTARFSGIPRESDELNPQWFTIAELPVDDMWDDARHWLPGVLAGRSVEATFTFGADLATVVARG
- a CDS encoding mycoredoxin — encoded protein: MDFVPETGTITMFTTTWCGYCSRLKSQLDKVGIGYTEVNVEEVEGTSELVMSLNGGNRTVPTVLFPDGSAATNPSLAQVQAKLAPAA